In the genome of Capricornis sumatraensis isolate serow.1 chromosome 4, serow.2, whole genome shotgun sequence, the window TGCAGGGAATGTTGTTCCTGCTGTATTCCTGGCTCTGGaacatgaaagtcactcagtaaatAGTTGGGGAATGTTGCCTAAATAGGAACAGGTTTTGCTTGTGGTGCCTGTGGTTCCTAGGAGAGTAACAGCCGTCTTACCCCAAAGCTGCCttgcctcccttcccaccccgcaccccttcttcctttctgatgacAGCAGTCAGGAAAAGCAGGAAAGCCTACAAGTTTCACGTTTTGACTGCCTGGGCCTCCTGGAAGGCCAGGGAGGGGGAACTGAGGGGGAATGATGTTGACCCTCCTTCCTCAGGCACAGTGCCTCACCCAGGTCTCTGTCTCTGCAACAGGGAGATGACCTCCTTATCCTCATTTTGCAGTGAGGAagatgaagctcagagaggctgagcagTTTGCCTTCTTTAGGTCCTGAAGTCAGGCACAGCCAGGGCTCCAGTGCAGGGTTCCAGACCTGTTCTCTGAGCATCCCTGCTGTGCTGACATTTATCTTTCTTCCTCCCATTATCCCATGTCTTCACCATGTGTCTCTTGGTCCCTGGCCCTGGGCTAGGGACTGGGGCTTCAGGGATTCCGAAAGCTGGCTTCCCGGTGTTTGGAGGCTGTGTCATGTCAGGGGAAGTTGCTTTTCAGTTCACTTTCTGTTTTATATAACACTAAGCTCTGGATCTCACCTTCTTTCACTGGGTTGCTCTCTTAGCTCCAGAGTCTTGGATATGGACCTTCTTCAGTTCCTGACCTCCCTGTCTGTCCTGCTATTGTCTGGAACAGGAGTCACAGACACCCTGAGGACCTCCCTGGACCCGAGCCTGGAGATATGTATCCTTTGGGGTTGGAGGTATTTTAGAGGGATCTATAAATGAAGTCTCTCTATATCCACAGTTGCTTGGGGGATTCCAGGGTAAAGCAGGACCCGCCCCCGTCAACCAGTAGAAATCGGGGAGGAAAAGTAATGTGCTCTAACCAGATCTTGATCAAGTCAGTtctcttctgagcctcagttttcccatacaGATTGAGAAGGCGAGGCATATATTTCAGGACCCTGAGGACCCTGAGGATTTCACATGTACCTAGCACTTTCTGTGTGAGACCCTGGACGGAGACCAAATCCTGGCATTTTGGGCTACCTACTAAAAAACCGGGTCTTGAAAGAGTGGAAACTCACAGAGAAGGGTGGGAGGGCATCCCAGGCAGAGTGTACAGTGTGAGCAGAGGAGCAGAGGTTCTGGGAACAGTGAAGAGTTGTGGGAGATGGTGGAAAGACCacagggaggggagggcggggggcaGGAGCCAGGTCCTGATGGTTGTATTCAGGCTGTTCGGTGTGGAATCCTCTGTGAAATAATAATATGTTGTGGGATTCATATGCTTCTCAGACAGCTTATTCATTCGctgggaagtcctagccatgCACATCTATGCCCCTTGCAGAGACTTGCTGGCCAGGAATGGGCCCTCTGGATCAGGACCACTGGATTGTCCAGGCAGGAGAGTTGGTGCCAGCTCCTTAACTTAATGGTGCTCAGACAAGAAGATGTTTGAGGTGAAGCGGAGGGAACAGCTCTTGGCACTGAAAAACCTAGCACAGCTGAACGATGTCCACCAGCAGTACAAGATCCTGGATGTCATGCTCAAGGGGCTCTTTAAGGTGCACGCAGGCAGGGGGCAGCTCATGGCAGGCCTGGTCTTTGATCTGGACACTGATGGATGAGTAGGAGTTCCCTACGGGGATGGTGTTCAGTGAAGGGGAAGTGAACCCACAGAAGATTTGAAGTAGGGCCTCAGTAAACAGGGCTGgggctggtctgggaagaccttGGCAAAGCCACTCAGCCCAGGCGGGCTTCCCTCAGGTGCTGGAGGACTCCCGGACAGTGCTCACTGCTGCAGGTGTGCTCCCAGATGGGCCCTTCCCCCAGGACGAGAAACTGAAGGATGGTATGGTCTTCCCCCCCGCAATCTTGATCTTCTCCAGCTGCTCCTTCCCTCTTGTTCTTGTcactcttcttttcctctctgggaatgccctcttgcagcaccttCATGGAGTCTCTTGGGTGGTTGGGCACTGAGTATAAGATTCTCCGAGTGTTCTGGTCTCGTTTCAGAGCCAGGTTCTGTATCCCTGACACACATACAATATGTAGTGCTGTCCTGTGCTTGGGGGAGGGGAATCAGGGAGGAGCCTGTGCCCACTTCCAGTCCCGCACTCCTTGCCTTCACCACCTTGACCCTTCCGGTAGAGATGGCAAGGGTTGTTCCcatttatagaagaaaaaaaactgaggTCTATTGAAGTGACTGGTCCATGGGAGCAGTTACCAGCACTCTTTACTGCTGTTCTAAAAGCCTTGACCTCCTTAAATCCTTTTTGAGACAAGGTGGGACcaacataaataaaagaatattctaTATCCCTTCATCTCctcttccaggaatttctctccaGTGGTAATTTCTCCCCATTAACTGGTTACATTCTAACAATAAAGTATGTTAGGTCACACTGTCTGAGGACAGAAGTAGCCTTTACATATTGAATGCTGGGCAGATACTATCTCTGATCTCCACTGTAACTGAGGAAGGCACCATCAACTCCAGTTTCCAAGGGAAAGAGGACAGGTGGTTTGCCTGGCTCTTACCTATAAACCTAGTGAATTCCTGAGTTCTTTGTGATTCAGGATTGTTCTGAGGCCCAGAGATCCCTGCCCCACTTGTCTCAGACCCAGCCTGGCATATCTTTGGAGGAGTTCCCTTATCTCTTTGTGTGGTCTGGCCAGTGCTGGTAAGGACGTGGGCCTTATCTATGGGGGGGTCACTCAAACAGGCCTCCCCGCCGCAACCAGGGTTGGGTGTATAGTTAGTATTCTTCACGCTAGCTTGGGTCAGGGGAACCTGCCACTGTAATGGACACTAAACTCAAACTGATCTGTTGACTAAAAGATATTGGTGGAAAAACTGACCAAAATCAAATAAGGTCTAGGGATTAGTTAATAGTATTGTATTGATGTTAATTTCCTGTCTTAGATGGTTTGTACAATGGTTATATAAGGATGATAATATTAGAGGAAGCCGAGTGAAGGAATTTTGTGGTGTATTatgtaagtctaaaattatttcaagataagaacttaagcatttaaaataaagttgaacatttactaaaaagaaaacaagccctGATATGTTCCCTGGCCATCCTAATAGAACTGACCCCTCACAGACACTAGTTAACACCAGAGCCCAGCTCTGGACATTATGGTACCAAGTTGGGGAGGTTAGGAGCAAAGCCTCATGGGATGCAAATGCCTCCATCTgtgcaatggcacccctctctgGTCTCCACGGCAAACGAGTGTTCTGAGCTGCAAGGTATGGGGGAAGAAGCGTGtcctttggagtcagacagatgtGGGTTTGCAGCCCAGGTTTGCTGCTCACTAGCTGTCAGCTTCAGTTTCCCATGTGTGAAATGGGAATTACAGCCACATGTTTCTCTGAAGGTGGTTTTGATGATTTGGTGACATGACTCCCTCAGTACTCACTGCACATGTGGTCAGCAGCCTGTGTGCAACAGGCACTGTTCCCTTCTCTGGTTAGTGGGCTTGTCACTGTCCTCTGGAGGGTGTGTAGGGCTGGCCAGGAGGCTGCAGAGGGCCTTCTCTGCCAGCCACTCACCAGAGTCCTCTTGCCAGCTTTCTCCCAAGTGGTGGAGAACACGGCCTTCTTCGGCGACGTGGTGCTGCGCTTCCCAAGGATCGTGCACCACTACTTTGACCACAACTCCAACTGGAACCTCCTCATCCG includes:
- the CCDC134 gene encoding coiled-coil domain-containing protein 134 is translated as MDLLQFLTSLSVLLLSGTGVTDTLRTSLDPSLEIYKKMFEVKRREQLLALKNLAQLNDVHQQYKILDVMLKGLFKVLEDSRTVLTAAGVLPDGPFPQDEKLKDAFSQVVENTAFFGDVVLRFPRIVHHYFDHNSNWNLLIRWGISFCNQSGVFDQGPYSPILGLMAQELGISEKHSDFQNPFKVDRTEFISSTDPFQKALREEEKRRKKEEKRKEIRKGPRISRSQSEL